Proteins encoded by one window of Scatophagus argus isolate fScaArg1 chromosome 8, fScaArg1.pri, whole genome shotgun sequence:
- the LOC124063599 gene encoding uncharacterized protein D1044.6-like isoform X2, with translation MKLPAISLASTPVCIPHDTPVQQNRCLVVTHMEFPIITDSAKLWTSNQSIPRLNPLHPPLVHKRTVSLETPAVHHHNHQRTLILQRREHYRYHQAWRKPFYGTSSEREEYRKELREQLKRQMEDKCAALKLQLASKVQEAKYIQEVDHLALSTDREQRIRHIKAMTAYRDENKRLMEQRWRDRALTRSQEALKERELLRLNPINWSGTLK, from the exons ATGAAACTAC CAGCCATCTCATTAGCTTCCACACCAGTGTGTATTCCTCATGACACACCTGTCCAACAGAATCGCTGCCTGGTGGTCACTCACATGGAGTTTCCCATTATCACAGACTCTGCCAAGCTGTGGACGAGCAATCAG AGTATTCCAAGACTGAACCCTTTACATCCCCCTTTGGTCCATAAACGCACCGTAAGTCTGGAGACACCAGCAGttcaccaccacaaccaccagaGGACACTCATCTTGCAAAGGAGAGAGCATTACAG GTATCATCAAGCATGGCGAAAACCTTTTTATGGAACaagcagtgagagagaagagtacag GAAGGAGCTGCGAGAGCAGTTAAAGAGGCAGATGGAGGACAAATGCGCAgcactgaagctgcagctggcCAGTAAAGTGCAAGAAGCCAAGTACATCCAAGAAGTGGACCACCTTGCCCTTTCAACAGACAGGGAGCAAAGGATCCGGCACATCAAGGCAATGACAGCTTACAGAGATGAGAACAAGAGG ctaatggagcagagatggagggacaGAGCTCTAACACGTTCCCAGGAGGCCTTGAAGGAGCGAGAGCTGCTGCGCCTCAACCCCATTAACTGGAGTGGAACACTGAAATAG
- the LOC124063599 gene encoding uncharacterized protein LOC124063599 isoform X1: protein MKLPAISLASTPVCIPHDTPVQQNRCLVVTHMEFPIITDSAKLWTSNQSIPRLNPLHPPLVHKRTVSLETPAVHHHNHQRTLILQRREHYRYHQAWRKPFYGTSSEREEYRKELREQLKRQMEDKCAALKLQLASKVQEAKYIQEVDHLALSTDREQRIRHIKAMTAYRDENKRVLSHTHITFPLLMLLCLCTIQRCPENASTFWLLSGYNIGSV, encoded by the exons ATGAAACTAC CAGCCATCTCATTAGCTTCCACACCAGTGTGTATTCCTCATGACACACCTGTCCAACAGAATCGCTGCCTGGTGGTCACTCACATGGAGTTTCCCATTATCACAGACTCTGCCAAGCTGTGGACGAGCAATCAG AGTATTCCAAGACTGAACCCTTTACATCCCCCTTTGGTCCATAAACGCACCGTAAGTCTGGAGACACCAGCAGttcaccaccacaaccaccagaGGACACTCATCTTGCAAAGGAGAGAGCATTACAG GTATCATCAAGCATGGCGAAAACCTTTTTATGGAACaagcagtgagagagaagagtacag GAAGGAGCTGCGAGAGCAGTTAAAGAGGCAGATGGAGGACAAATGCGCAgcactgaagctgcagctggcCAGTAAAGTGCAAGAAGCCAAGTACATCCAAGAAGTGGACCACCTTGCCCTTTCAACAGACAGGGAGCAAAGGATCCGGCACATCAAGGCAATGACAGCTTACAGAGATGAGAACAAGAGGGtattgtctcacacacacattacgtTTCCACTGttaatgcttttgtgtttatgcaCCATTCAGCGGTGTCCTGAAAATGCTTCAACTTTCTGGCTGCTCTCAGGTTACAACATAGGGAGTGTCTGA